The following is a genomic window from Actinomadura sp. WMMB 499.
GATCATCCTGGCTGGCGCCCAGCTCGGCGCCAGCGCCGACGTGATCCTGCCGGACAACTGGGAGCCCGAGATGGGCGACGACCCCGACCTGGACGCCGTCCGGACGGGCCTCGCCGAACGCCTCGTCTCCGTCGACGAGTACGCCGAGGTGTTCGACCCCTACAAGGACACCGAGTCCACCGCGTACCGGCTCTCCGACGACCTCGTGGACGTCGCCAGCGACCTCGTCCACGGCCTGCGCCACTACCAGCGGGACCGTCCGCTCGAGGCCCTCTGGTGGTGGCAGTACTCGTACTTCAACCACTGGGGCAACCACGCGGGCGCCGCGCTGCGCGCCCTGCACGCCGTCGTCGCGAACGTCCGCCTCAACGTCGCCGAAGAGGTCGCCACCGCCGGTTGAAGCGCCCCCGCCGACCACGGGTCAACCGTGCGACCGCCGCTCGCCGGGACCGCCGGGGCTCGTGAAGTAGGCGGCGGTCTCGGCGTCCGCCGGGTAGTAGGTCTCGATCGAGACCTCGTCCAGCGTGATGTCCATCGGAGTGCCGAACGTCGTGATGGTCGAGAACATCCGCAGTTCCCTGCCGTCGATGCGGACGATCATCGGGATCACGACGTCGGCGTCGATCGTCCGGCCCGGCGTCGCGTCCTCGGCGTCCTCGCGCGCCAGGAGTTCGTCGTACAGCGCGGTCAGCTCGGGATCGGGGGCGGCGGCGAGCTGGCGCCCGATCCGCGAGCGGAACACCGCGCGCACGTCCGCCCTGTTGACGACGATCCCGGCGAGCCCGCGCGGGTCCAGCCCCAGCCGGACCAGGTTGACCGGCGGCCGCAGCAGTTCGGGATCCACGTGTGCGAAGAACGGCTCGACGGCACGATTGGTCATCCGAATGTTCCACCGGCGATCGAACGCGAGTGCCGGGAACGGTTCGTGCGCGCGGAGCACCCTGCCGACGGCGTCACGGGCCGCCGACAGCGCGTCGTCGTCGAGCGGACGCTCGGTATAGCGGGGCGCGAATCCGGCGGCGAGCAGCAGCCGGTTGCGGTCGCGCAACGGCACGCCGAGCTCCGCCGCGAGCCGGAGGATCATGTCGGCGCTCGGGTTGGACTTGCCGGTCTCGACCAGGCTGACGTGGCGGGCCGAGACATCGGCGGCGATCGCGAGGTCGAGCTGGCTGAGCCGGCGGCGGTGCCGCCATTCCCGCAGGAGCTCCCCGACCGTGTGCACGATCATCGAGGGTACTCATCGTGGCGCCGGACGCCATGAAATGCGATGTCATCGACAATCTCCGCGGCTCACGGAAACACTGCGCCCATGAGCGAAGAGAACAAGACCATCGTGAAACGGGCGCTCGCCGAAGTGGTCGGGACGGGCGACGTGGACGCACTCGGACGGTTCCTGAGCGACGGCTTCGTCCATCACCGGCCGGACGCCACGACGTCGACCAAGACCGAATGGCTCGCCAACGTTCGCGCGGCGCTGGGGCCGCTCGCGGGCATGCAGGTGGAGATCGATCACCTGCTGGCCGACGGCGACAACGTCGTGATGCACTCGCGGCGCCGGCTCCCCGGCGGCGGCCCGGAGATCGCGGTCGTCGACATCTGGCGGATCGACGCCGGGCTGATCGCCGAAGGGTGGGAGATCATCGAGCCGGTGGACCGGGCCGCCGAGAACCTAACGTGGTGGGAGCCCGCCGCCCCCTGACACCGTCCGCCGCCGGTCGCGGGCCCGTCCACCAGGGAACCGGGGGCGGGCCGTGGGAGTTGTCCGGGGGACGGACTTCAACGGCGAAGGGTGAGTCGGGCATGGCCTCCAGGTGGGCGCCCGCTCTGGCGGTCGTCGGCGCCACGGGCGCGGTCGGGTCGGCGATCCTCGAACTGCTGTCGACCCGCCGGGACGTCTACGGGGACGTCCGGCTGCTCGCGTCGCCGCGGTCGGCCGGGCGGACGATCGCCGTGCGCGGGACGGACGTCGAGGTCGCGGCCCCGGCGCCGGGGGCGTTCGACGGCGTGGACATCGCGATGTTCGCCGTCCCGGACGCCGTCGCCGCGCGGTGGGCGCCGGTCGCGGCGGAGCGCGGGGCGGCGGTCGTGGACGGGTCCGGGGCGTTCCGGATGCGGCGCGACGTGCCGCTCGTCGTGCCCGAGGTGAACCCGGAGGCGGTGCGGGAGCGTCCGCGCGGCGTCGTCGCGGGGCCGGGCGGCGCGACCATGGCGGTCATCGTGGCGCTGGGGGCCCTGCACCGGACGTACGGGCTGCGCGAGGTGGTCGTCGCGTCGTACGAGGCGGCGTCCGGTGAGGGACGGGACGGCGTCGACACCCTGCACGCGCAGCTGGAGAAGGTCGGCGGCGACCGCGCGCTCGGCAACCGCGCGGGGGACGTGCGCGGCGTCGTGGGCGATCCCGGGCCGTTCCCGGTGCCGCTGGCCATGAACGTCGTGCCGTGGACGGGCGGGCCGGCCGAGGGCGGCTGGACGACGCGGGAGCTGGGCGTCCGGGTGGAGACGCGCAAGGTGCTGGGCCTTCCGGGGCTGAAGGTGTCGGCGACGGGCGTGCGGGTGCCGGTCGTGACCGGGCATTCGGCGGCGGTCCACGCGGTGTTCGAGCGGCCGGTCGACCGCCGGGAGGCGCAGGACGTGCTGGCCCGTTCGCCCGGCGTGGTCCTGGCCGACGACCCGGAGGCGCTCGAGTTCCCGACCCCGTCGGACGTCATCGGCACCGACCCCGTCTGGGCGGGCCGCGTCCGGGTCTCCCCGGACGATCCGCACGCCCTCGACCTGTTCCTCAGCGGCGACAACCTGCGGGTGGGCTCGGCGCTGAACACCGTCCAGATCGGCGAGCTCATCGCGGCCGAACTGGGCGCCTGAGCCGGCGGCGGCCGGGCGCGCCGCGCGGGCACCGGCGCGTCCGGACGGTCGCCGCCTGACCGCGCGGCGTTCCGGGCCGTAGGGTGGCAGGCGTGACCGAGACGAAGGCGGTGAAGTCCGAGCAGACCCGGGCCCTGATCGTCCAGACGGCGCTGCGGCTCTTCCGGGAGCTCGGGTACGAGGCGACGACGATGCGCGCGATCGCCAAGGAGGCGGGCGTCTCGGTCGGCAACGCCTACTACTACTTCGGCTCCAAGGAGGAGCTGATCCAGGCCTACTACGACGAGCTGCAGGACGAGCACGTCGCCGCCTGCCGGGCCGTCCTGGAGGCGGAGACGGAGTTCGCGGCGCGGCTGCTCGGCGTGCTGAAGGCCCGGGTCGACACGATGGTCCCGTACCACCAGTTCGCCGGGAAGTTCTTCAAGTTCGCCGCCGAGCCGACGAGTCCGCTGAACCCGTTCAGCGCGGAGTCGGGGCCCGCGCGCGACTCGGCGGTCGCGATCTACCACGAGGTCGTGGACGGCTCCGACCTCAAGATCGACAAGGAGTTCCGCAAGGAACTGCCCGAACTGCTCTGGCTGTACTCGATGGGCATCGTCCTCTACTGGGTGCACGACAGCTCGCCGGGCTGCCGGAAGACGTACCTGCTCGTCGACCGGACCGTCCCGCTGGTGAACCGGATGGTCGCGATGTCCCGGATCCCCGGGTTCAAGTCGGTCACGAGGGAGCTCGTGGACATCATCCGCGATGTTCGCGCCTGACCGTCACGTGTAGGTGATGTCCCAGTGGTCGCTTTCGCGGGCGTAGAGCCCGCCTTGGGGTGACCGGTACAGCTTCGCTCCGTCGCCGCGGACGCCCTCGCGGTCGTAGCCCTCGATCTCGCCGTCGACGCACCGGTTCGGCGCGATGTCGATCTTGTAGCCGTTGTAGTGGCTGTGCGGGCCGGGTGCGTGCCCGCGCTCGGTCCCGCCGGTGACGACGATCCGGCAGCCGCTCTCGTCCGCGAACCGCAGCAGCCCCTCGAGCGTCGTCCAGCGAAGCCCGCTGAACGACGTGCACGTGGGCTTCTCGCGGTCGGAGCAGTTCCCGGTGGACCGCCACTCGATGTCCCGCGAGCGCAGGACGTTCGTGACGAACTCGTGCTCGAGCCGCATCGCCTTCGGCAACCGCGGCAGGTCCGCCTTACCGGAACCGGACGCGTCGCCGCGGGACGGTCCGGCGTCCTCGCTCGAGGCGCGCGGCTGTTCGGCCTTCCCGGATCCGGCCGCGGGCTCGAGGACGGACGGCGCCTCGTGGGCCCCCGCTTCCGCGATCCCCGCGGTCTGCGAGACGGGTTCGTCCCTCGCGGCCGCCCCGTTCTTCGCCGCCGCATCGTCCTTCCCGGGTGCCTGCAAGGACGCGGGCGGCGTCGAGGCGCCGGACGTCGGGAAGACGGGCATCGCCGGGCGCCCCATGGGCAGCGGCGGGTCGTTCGACGGCACCGGAGGCCCGCCGGGGGCCGGTGCCGGGGCGCCGGCGCCGGCCGCGGCCGCGGCCGTGGACGTCGTCACGATGATCGCCGTCGCCGCGAGCATCGTGCCCGCGGCCAGCACCACCAGCCGCGGCGCGGGCCGCCGCAGGGCGCCGCGCCCCGGTTTTCGCCGGTCGCCGTGCCCGTAGCGAACCCCGGCCATGCCGGCACCGGGGACGTCGGCGAAGGGATCGTCGGCCCCGGGAACGGCACACGCGCCCGCCTCCCGCGCGCCCGCGGCCCCCTCCGGGGCCGGGCGAGAACCGGTGCCGGACGTGCCGGCGACACGGACGTCCCCCTCGCGAGTCGAACGGGCGGCGCGGGTGGTGAGAGCGGCGCGGAGGCCGGCCCCGCGGGCATCCGCGCCGGGGACGGCCGCGTCCTGCGGACCGTCCGTCCGGTCGAGACCGAACCGGCCGAACGTGCGCCGCGCGGCGGCGCGGACCGACGCCCGTCCCGCCCGTTCCGTTCGGCCGGGCAGGTGGGCAGGGTGGTGGTGGTCGTGCGGCAGCCGTGCCATGCGATCCCCCCGATCAGCGATGTCAGAGCGCTGCGCCGCCGCATCGGGCGGTGGCGCCGGGGGCCGCCGGTCGCGGCGCGCGCGCATGCGCGCACGGACACGAACCGGCTGTTGCTCGCTAGCGGCCGACGGAGGGATGCCCCACCATCTGATCTTGTAAACGCGGGGACGTACGGATGATCCGCACATCCCCGCGAGAGATCACGACATACCGAGATGTTTCCGGGCGAAGTCGATTTCGGCCGCCATCTGGGTGATCCGTTCCTCGACGACCAGCGAGCCGTGCCCGGCGTCGTACCGGTACACCTCGTGCGGCCGGCCCAGCTCGCCGAGCCGTCCGAGATAGTTGTCGATCTGCCGGATCGGGCAGCGCGGGTCGTTCTCCCCGGCCAGGATCAGTACCGGCGCCTTCACCCGCTCCACGTACGTGATCGGGGACGACTCCCGGTACCGGTCCGGGACCTCCGCGGGCGACCCGCCGAACAGCGACCGGTCGAACGCCTGGAGCCCCTCCATCTCGTCCTCGTACGCCGACACGTAGTCGGCGACCGGCACGGCCGCGACGCCGACGCTCCAGTCGTCCGGCTGCGTGCCGATGCCGAGCAGCGTGAGGAACCCGCCCCACGACCCGCCGGTCAGGACGAGCCGCTCCGGATCGGCGAGGCCCGACGACACCGCCCAGTCGCGGACGGCCTTGATGTCCTCGAGTTCGGTGAGCCCGACGCGTCCCTCGATCGCGTCGCGCCACTCCGAGCCGTACCCCGTCGAACCCCGGTAGTTCACCCGGACGACCGCGAACCCGTGGTCGACCCACGCCGCGGCGGACGCGACGAACGAGTCGTCGTCCTGCGCGGTCGGTCCCCCGTGGACGTCGAACACCGTCGGGTACGGGCCCGCCGAGCCGTCGTCCGGCTTGCTGACCAGCGCGTGGATCCGCCCGCCCGGACCGTCCACCCACGCGTCCTCGACCGGTACCGACGGCGGCGCGGCCGGTCCGGGCGGCGTCAGCACCACCGCCCCGGACGTCGACCGGATCACCGGCGGCTCCGCGGCCGACGACCACGAGAACTCGACCGTCCCGTCCGGCCGGACGTCCGCGCCGCCGATCACGCCGCGCGGCGTGTCGATCCGCGTCAGCTCGTCCGTGCCCAGGTCGTAGCGGTACAGCTCGTCGCGCGCCTCGTGCGAGTGGGAGACCAGCAGCGCCGTCCCGTCCGGGTACCAGTCCGCGCCGACCTCGCCCGGCAGGTCCAGGACGATCTCCCGCTCGGTGCCCGCGACCGGGTCCCAGATCAGCGTCTCGTCGCGGCCCCGCCGCTCGTGGTTCACCAGCAGCCGCGCGTCCCCCGCGACCGGCGCGAACCCGGCGCCGTAGACGCCCTTGCCCGGCCCGTCCCACAGGTCCGCGACCGCCGACCCGTCCGGACGGACGACGCGCAGCGCCATGTGCCGGCTGTCGCCGTGCTCGCTGTGCCCGATCGCGATCAGCGTCTCGTCCCGCGACAGCGCCGCGACGTGCGCGTCCTCCGCGTGGTGGTACAGCACCTCGGGCTCCGCGCCCGGACGGCACAGGTGGATCGTGTTGCCCGCCTCCGTCGTGCGGCCGACGACCGCGAGCCCGCTCGCGCCCAGGCTCAGCCCGGACGGGTACGACGGCTCCAGCCCGGGAACCGCCGGGACGCTCCCGGCACCCCCGCCCCCGTCCTCGTCCGCGTCCTCGCCCGCGTCGAACCGGACGCGCTTCCACACGCCGAACTCGTCGCCGTCCGTGTCGGCGAACCACCACACCCACGTACCGGACGGGTCCACGCCGCCCATCCACGTCCCGTTCGGCCGGTCGGTCACCTGGCGCCGCGCGCCGGACGCCCGGTCCCACGTGTAGATCTCCCACGTGCCGGTCACGTTCGACCGGTAGACGCTGCGGTCGGGCGCGTCACGCGCCCATCGGGGCAGGCTGATCCGGGCGGCGCGGAACCGCGCCTTCCAGCGCTCTTCGTCGACCATGCCCCCAGTATGGCCGCCGGGGCGCGGGCTCAGGGGGCGAGCGGGCCCAGCAGCCGGTCGATCGCCGCCCGCACCTGGCGGTCCATCGCCGCCGCGAACCCCGCCTCCACGGTCACCTGCGCGCCCGGCCGCAGCCGCGCCAGCGTGTCCGTCAGCTCCCCGAGGTCCTGCTCCTCCAGCCGTCCCACGACGTGCGTCGCGATGAGCTCGACGAACATCGCCGCGAGGCCGTCCATGCTCTGCTGCAGTTCGCGCCC
Proteins encoded in this region:
- a CDS encoding DUF5063 domain-containing protein, which encodes MSDTNSPQEWTTLAERIARHVENYLNGLEAVARGDGGTQTVSLLLLEVSQIILAGAQLGASADVILPDNWEPEMGDDPDLDAVRTGLAERLVSVDEYAEVFDPYKDTESTAYRLSDDLVDVASDLVHGLRHYQRDRPLEALWWWQYSYFNHWGNHAGAALRALHAVVANVRLNVAEEVATAG
- a CDS encoding TetR/AcrR family transcriptional regulator gives rise to the protein MTETKAVKSEQTRALIVQTALRLFRELGYEATTMRAIAKEAGVSVGNAYYYFGSKEELIQAYYDELQDEHVAACRAVLEAETEFAARLLGVLKARVDTMVPYHQFAGKFFKFAAEPTSPLNPFSAESGPARDSAVAIYHEVVDGSDLKIDKEFRKELPELLWLYSMGIVLYWVHDSSPGCRKTYLLVDRTVPLVNRMVAMSRIPGFKSVTRELVDIIRDVRA
- a CDS encoding helix-turn-helix domain-containing protein; the protein is MIVHTVGELLREWRHRRRLSQLDLAIAADVSARHVSLVETGKSNPSADMILRLAAELGVPLRDRNRLLLAAGFAPRYTERPLDDDALSAARDAVGRVLRAHEPFPALAFDRRWNIRMTNRAVEPFFAHVDPELLRPPVNLVRLGLDPRGLAGIVVNRADVRAVFRSRIGRQLAAAPDPELTALYDELLAREDAEDATPGRTIDADVVIPMIVRIDGRELRMFSTITTFGTPMDITLDEVSIETYYPADAETAAYFTSPGGPGERRSHG
- a CDS encoding nuclear transport factor 2 family protein, producing MSEENKTIVKRALAEVVGTGDVDALGRFLSDGFVHHRPDATTSTKTEWLANVRAALGPLAGMQVEIDHLLADGDNVVMHSRRRLPGGGPEIAVVDIWRIDAGLIAEGWEIIEPVDRAAENLTWWEPAAP
- a CDS encoding aspartate-semialdehyde dehydrogenase — protein: MASRWAPALAVVGATGAVGSAILELLSTRRDVYGDVRLLASPRSAGRTIAVRGTDVEVAAPAPGAFDGVDIAMFAVPDAVAARWAPVAAERGAAVVDGSGAFRMRRDVPLVVPEVNPEAVRERPRGVVAGPGGATMAVIVALGALHRTYGLREVVVASYEAASGEGRDGVDTLHAQLEKVGGDRALGNRAGDVRGVVGDPGPFPVPLAMNVVPWTGGPAEGGWTTRELGVRVETRKVLGLPGLKVSATGVRVPVVTGHSAAVHAVFERPVDRREAQDVLARSPGVVLADDPEALEFPTPSDVIGTDPVWAGRVRVSPDDPHALDLFLSGDNLRVGSALNTVQIGELIAAELGA
- a CDS encoding prolyl oligopeptidase family serine peptidase, producing the protein MVDEERWKARFRAARISLPRWARDAPDRSVYRSNVTGTWEIYTWDRASGARRQVTDRPNGTWMGGVDPSGTWVWWFADTDGDEFGVWKRVRFDAGEDADEDGGGGAGSVPAVPGLEPSYPSGLSLGASGLAVVGRTTEAGNTIHLCRPGAEPEVLYHHAEDAHVAALSRDETLIAIGHSEHGDSRHMALRVVRPDGSAVADLWDGPGKGVYGAGFAPVAGDARLLVNHERRGRDETLIWDPVAGTEREIVLDLPGEVGADWYPDGTALLVSHSHEARDELYRYDLGTDELTRIDTPRGVIGGADVRPDGTVEFSWSSAAEPPVIRSTSGAVVLTPPGPAAPPSVPVEDAWVDGPGGRIHALVSKPDDGSAGPYPTVFDVHGGPTAQDDDSFVASAAAWVDHGFAVVRVNYRGSTGYGSEWRDAIEGRVGLTELEDIKAVRDWAVSSGLADPERLVLTGGSWGGFLTLLGIGTQPDDWSVGVAAVPVADYVSAYEDEMEGLQAFDRSLFGGSPAEVPDRYRESSPITYVERVKAPVLILAGENDPRCPIRQIDNYLGRLGELGRPHEVYRYDAGHGSLVVEERITQMAAEIDFARKHLGMS